The proteins below come from a single Terriglobia bacterium genomic window:
- a CDS encoding VWA domain-containing protein: MRHATSAVVGLACFLAASFLWPAQNPPVTDAGAVVLAVTVTDSKDKPVVDLKAEDFTVREDGQPQKIISVRREDFPVSMGILVDNSGSMRQKRLPVMNGLLRLVEAGNPQDEIFVVNFNDEPFLDVDFTSDITQVRQALARVDARGGTALFDTIIASADHLAKAKYQKRVLVVVTDGADNESRQSLQQAIADLQNVNGPAVYTVGIIFDDPNARRAQRDLDLLAAQTGGSAYFIKNTKDLDRVAQKIAQEIRSQYRVSYASTTPQSQGGFRKINVIVGRKGLTIRSKAGYVAGLQSEGKDR; this comes from the coding sequence ATGCGCCATGCGACTAGTGCCGTAGTGGGTCTCGCCTGTTTCCTGGCCGCAAGTTTCCTCTGGCCGGCGCAGAACCCGCCGGTAACCGACGCCGGCGCCGTGGTTCTTGCCGTCACCGTAACCGACTCCAAAGACAAGCCTGTTGTCGATCTAAAGGCGGAGGATTTCACCGTCCGCGAAGACGGCCAGCCGCAGAAGATCATCTCCGTGCGTCGCGAAGACTTCCCAGTGTCCATGGGTATCCTGGTGGACAATTCCGGGTCCATGCGGCAGAAGCGACTGCCGGTGATGAACGGCCTGTTGCGCCTGGTGGAAGCCGGCAATCCCCAGGACGAAATTTTCGTCGTGAATTTCAATGACGAACCTTTCCTCGACGTGGACTTCACCTCGGACATCACGCAGGTTCGCCAAGCGCTGGCCCGCGTGGACGCCCGCGGCGGCACAGCGCTCTTCGACACAATCATCGCTTCAGCTGATCACCTGGCGAAGGCGAAATATCAAAAACGGGTTTTGGTGGTGGTAACCGACGGCGCAGACAATGAAAGCCGTCAGTCTTTGCAGCAGGCGATCGCTGATTTGCAGAATGTGAATGGCCCGGCCGTTTACACCGTTGGAATCATCTTTGATGATCCCAACGCCCGGCGCGCACAAAGAGACCTGGATTTGCTCGCAGCCCAGACCGGGGGTAGCGCCTATTTCATCAAGAACACCAAAGACCTGGACAGGGTGGCGCAGAAGATAGCGCAGGAAATTCGCAGCCAGTACCGCGTCAGCTATGCGTCCACCACGCCGCAGAGCCAGGGCGGATTCCGCAAGATCAATGTCATTGTGGGCCGCAAGGGCCTGACGATCCGCTCCAAGGCCGGCTACGTTGCTGGTCTCCAAAGTGAAGGTAAAGACCGGTAA